A genomic region of Xanthomonas fragariae contains the following coding sequences:
- a CDS encoding DUF6708 domain-containing protein, with product MNEVKNPAYRVLLPEWQGGEPQFDLPPAQLKLMLSATPHRVAPVDKRQSVHERASSCESLVAVYPNAISVGSILGSGMERGDVGFGGLITLLGAAMCFWFGSLFGFFSLAAWLFFFPAGLLFFAGAVNLLKSSYLLPKDQPVLFNRKTRQVIFSRIQHAPFWKFWIMPGFLPPQTVAWETVQARTYKFNQLMGETMRDSYRLELWAPHPDDPKKLYARESIGYLGWYEDELLWRLYEHIRRYMEEDGPPIQPGETLRKRRTGRDLEPFNQEIMATVGGPALNRKQVEELAAEQTTTAHP from the coding sequence ATGAATGAAGTCAAGAACCCGGCATACCGTGTGCTGTTGCCGGAATGGCAGGGCGGCGAGCCGCAGTTCGATCTGCCGCCGGCGCAGCTCAAGCTGATGCTGAGCGCCACGCCGCATCGGGTCGCACCCGTGGACAAGCGACAGTCCGTGCATGAGCGTGCCAGCAGCTGTGAGTCGTTGGTGGCTGTGTACCCGAACGCGATTAGCGTTGGTAGCATTTTGGGTTCGGGCATGGAACGCGGAGATGTTGGATTCGGTGGCTTGATTACATTGCTGGGAGCGGCAATGTGTTTTTGGTTTGGATCGTTATTTGGCTTTTTTAGCCTCGCTGCATGGTTATTTTTCTTTCCCGCAGGATTACTTTTTTTTGCTGGGGCAGTTAATTTACTGAAATCAAGTTACCTACTACCAAAAGATCAGCCTGTCCTATTTAATAGAAAAACAAGGCAAGTCATCTTCTCCCGCATCCAACACGCCCCATTCTGGAAATTCTGGATCATGCCGGGGTTTTTGCCGCCACAGACTGTGGCCTGGGAGACGGTGCAGGCACGCACTTACAAATTCAATCAGCTGATGGGCGAGACCATGCGCGACTCCTATCGGCTGGAACTGTGGGCACCGCACCCAGACGACCCGAAGAAGCTCTATGCGCGCGAATCGATCGGCTACCTGGGCTGGTATGAGGATGAATTGCTGTGGCGCTTATACGAGCACATCCGCCGCTACATGGAAGAAGACGGCCCGCCGATCCAGCCTGGGGAGACGCTGCGCAAGCGCCGCACTGGCCGCGATCTGGAGCCTTTTAACCAGGAAATCATGGCAACCGTCGGCGGCCCGGCACTCAACCGCAAGCAGGTGGAGGAACTTGCGGCCGAGCAAACGACAACAGCGCACCCCTGA